In one Bacteroidota bacterium genomic region, the following are encoded:
- a CDS encoding DUF4238 domain-containing protein — MKKRRQHYVWKHYLNAWAVNGQICCRRAGTFFTTSAENLANRRDFYRLRPLTAAEIRGVSRLVLSGLSEHLRSIAVEWLRIFTLPQEIQAALDSEGKTGPEERAALDVVTNNLEEELHSKVESSMVPILSSLRHGNLRSLDDDKTYADFAFFLSMQYSRTPRRAADIVEAIGDEVDFDVAAAWGVMRTIFATNMGSSLFERRHSTRIVHLKTAGSDEFITTDQPVVNLHARENGPGEPPTRVKMYHPLTPHTALLVDIQADSWSTEEREVGAAELRELNTMLAYESYEQVYARSCSALQSLPEPTVGET; from the coding sequence GTGAAAAAGAGAAGACAGCACTATGTCTGGAAGCACTATCTGAATGCTTGGGCAGTCAACGGCCAGATTTGCTGCAGGCGAGCCGGGACGTTCTTCACAACGAGCGCTGAGAATTTGGCGAATCGTCGGGACTTCTATCGATTGCGTCCGCTTACAGCTGCAGAGATTCGAGGTGTTTCGCGATTGGTTCTTTCGGGCCTCTCAGAGCATCTGCGGTCAATTGCCGTGGAGTGGCTACGTATCTTCACTTTACCGCAGGAGATCCAAGCAGCACTCGACTCGGAGGGCAAGACAGGGCCTGAGGAAAGAGCTGCCCTTGACGTTGTGACCAACAATCTGGAAGAGGAACTCCATAGCAAAGTCGAGTCGAGCATGGTGCCGATCCTCAGTAGTCTGCGACACGGCAACCTTCGGAGCCTGGACGACGACAAGACGTACGCAGACTTCGCGTTCTTTTTATCGATGCAGTATTCGCGTACACCTCGCCGGGCCGCAGACATTGTCGAGGCAATAGGCGACGAGGTTGACTTTGATGTAGCGGCTGCGTGGGGGGTAATGCGAACTATCTTCGCCACCAATATGGGGAGCAGCCTATTTGAGCGAAGGCATTCCACACGCATCGTTCATCTCAAGACCGCGGGTAGTGACGAGTTCATCACGACAGACCAACCGGTTGTGAATCTCCACGCGCGCGAAAATGGCCCCGGAGAGCCCCCCACGCGAGTGAAGATGTACCACCCACTGACTCCACACACGGCGCTGCTTGTTGATATTCAAGCAGATTCCTGGAGTACTGAGGAACGCGAGGTAGGCGCCGCCGAATTGCGTGAGCTCAACACCATGTTGGCCTATGAGTCTTATGAACAAGTCTATGCAAGGTCGTGCTCTGCACTTCAGTCGCTTCCTGAACCGACGGTCGGTGAGACATAA